The Candidatus Methylomirabilis limnetica DNA window GGTGGAGGGTATAGGGTATAGGGAAGGAAAGCGGAAAGAATGAAGGGATGAGTCCCGGTGGAATAACTTCGATTCGTACTGATCTTGAATACTGGACCCTCCACTCTCAACCCTCTACCCTAGCCCCTGGCTTTTTAGTGGAAGGTAAAGAGGGGGTGGTTGTCCTCGATGATCCGCTTCTCTTCCTCAAGGTGCCGGCGCACATACTTTGGGAGGAGAAAAGACATCTGATGCGTAGGACCATCGTAATATCGCAGGTCAGGCCCGATCCGTTCGGCGATGAGGCGATCGATAGTATCCGGTCCCAGCGCTCGTGGGTCAGGCCGCTTGGAGGCCACGGCGAATCCCCAGGGAAGGGCAAAGCTGGGGACGCTGGCCCAGTAGGGGGCCACTACGGGGAACGCGGTCCGCAAGGTCTCGTGGATGGCGGTAAAACAGGCCAGGTTGGAGAGACTGACCGAACCCGCTTGCAGCGCGATGATCCCCTGATCCGTCAGGCATCGGTGCACGATTTGATAAAACTCCCGCGTAAAGAGGAGATATGCCGGGCCCTCTTCAACCGGCTCCGAGATGTCGATGATGATCACATCGAACCGCTCGTCTGTCTCCTCCAAGTATCGTCTGGCATCAAGGAAGCGGAGCTCGGTGCGCGGATCGTCGAAGGCGCCCCTGTGCCATTCGGGCAGCAACTCCTTACACCGGGTGACAACCTCCTCATCGATATCGACCATCAGGGCCCGCTCCACAGTGGGATGGCGGAGGACCTCCCGCAATGTGGCCCCTTCCCCGCCGCCCACGATAAATACCTTTTTGGGCGCGGGATGACTGAACATTGCCGGATGGACTAATGTCTCGTGGTAGATGAACTCATCGAGGATACTCGACTGAACCTTATCGTCAAGGATAAGGGCCTTCCCGTAGCTGCCAAGCTCCATGATATCGAGAGATTGAAAGGGGGTCTGCGTGGAAAATAGGACTCGTCGAATCCCGTGCAGATGCCCCTCCTCAGGGCTCAAGGCTTCAATGAACCAGCGAGAGTTCTTGATCGGCATCGACAGCCTTCTCCGTGGACGCACTCAATTTGTGGGCAAGCTTCCCGTGGTGACCGGGCATGATGCCCCGCCGCACCTCAACGACCGACGGCTTTTTGCACTGAAGCCGGGTGGCGATGTACTCCACCGCCACATCGGGCTTAATGACATCTCCACAGGTGAAGATGTCAACCGCCGCATACCCATACTCGGGCCAGGTGTGGATAGAGATATGAGATTCAGCAATCACCACAACACCGCTCACACCGAAAGGATTGAACTCATGGAAGGAGGTATCAACGATTGTAGCCTTGCAGGCGTTCGCCGCACAAACCAGGATCCCCTTGATAACATCGACTTTTTTCAGCAACTCTGGGCTACAACCGTGTAGCTCCACCAACAGGTGTTTCCCGAGTGCTTGCAACGATCTGCCCCCCTTCACGAAAGTTGATAATCGATGCCCCACCTCCGTGGTGCGTCATTGCTCAAGCGCGTTATACCGCGTTTCGACAAAATTGCAAGCAAAAAATGGGGGTCCAACATAAATTCTGGTTGACACCCGGTTCTGTGTTGGGTAGAAATAGGTCTGCTCTAGCTCGCTACCCCTGATCGATGGATCGTCGCTGATGGTCTACCCTATGGACTTCTCAGCGGCTGTGGACGGCCAACCTTCACGGTGAATCATCAACGTCTTCCTTGCCTTTGGTAGGTCTCATCTGGGGGAAAAGATTTGAACGTGCCGCTCCTGGACCTTCGCGCGCAGTACCTCACGATCAAGGATGAGGTGCGTGCCGAATTAGATGCAGTCTACGAAAGTCAGCATTTCATCCTCGGCCCGAAGGTGGCTGCCCTGGAACAGGCGATCGCTCGTACCTGCGGAGCCACCTATGCCGTGGGGGTCTCATCCGGTACCGATGCCCTCCTGATCGCCCTCATGGCACTCGGCCTCAGTACGGGCGACGAGGTCATCACCACTCCGTACACCTTCTTTGCGACTGCCGGCTCTATCGTCAGGGCTGGGGCGCGCCCGGTCTTCATCGACATCGACCCTACCAGCTTCAATCTGGAACCTTCTCAGGTGCAGGATCGGATCACACGTCGGACCAAGGCACTCCTCCCCGTCCACCTGTTCGGCCGCTGCGCAGAGATGGAGCCACTCCGTACGCTGGCGGCGCAACACCACCTCGCCATCATCGAAGATGCCGCTCAGGCGATCGGCGCCCGGACGGCTGAGGGCGGGAAGGCAGGCGGAATGGGAACGCTCGGCTGCCTCTCTTTCTACCCGACAAAAAATCTGGGTGGATTTGGCGATGGCGGCATGGTGCTGACCAGCGATCCGAGATTGGCAGAAATTCTCAGGAGCCTCAGGCAGCAGGGGAGCGAAAGTCTCTATGAGTATTCGAGGGTGGGTGGAAATTTCCGATTGGATGAGATTCAGGCTGCCGTCCTCCTGGTGAAACTCAGGCATCTCGAGGGGTGGGTCGAGGCCAGGCGCGCCCACGCCAACCGTTACAATGATGCGTTTCGGCGGCTCA harbors:
- the speE gene encoding polyamine aminopropyltransferase is translated as MPIKNSRWFIEALSPEEGHLHGIRRVLFSTQTPFQSLDIMELGSYGKALILDDKVQSSILDEFIYHETLVHPAMFSHPAPKKVFIVGGGEGATLREVLRHPTVERALMVDIDEEVVTRCKELLPEWHRGAFDDPRTELRFLDARRYLEETDERFDVIIIDISEPVEEGPAYLLFTREFYQIVHRCLTDQGIIALQAGSVSLSNLACFTAIHETLRTAFPVVAPYWASVPSFALPWGFAVASKRPDPRALGPDTIDRLIAERIGPDLRYYDGPTHQMSFLLPKYVRRHLEEEKRIIEDNHPLFTFH
- a CDS encoding DegT/DnrJ/EryC1/StrS family aminotransferase gives rise to the protein MPLLDLRAQYLTIKDEVRAELDAVYESQHFILGPKVAALEQAIARTCGATYAVGVSSGTDALLIALMALGLSTGDEVITTPYTFFATAGSIVRAGARPVFIDIDPTSFNLEPSQVQDRITRRTKALLPVHLFGRCAEMEPLRTLAAQHHLAIIEDAAQAIGARTAEGGKAGGMGTLGCLSFYPTKNLGGFGDGGMVLTSDPRLAEILRSLRQQGSESLYEYSRVGGNFRLDEIQAAVLLVKLRHLEGWVEARRAHANRYNDAFRRLNLDCSDALTLPDTPKAEHHVFNQYVVRTRRRDELHRFLASRGIGTAVYYPKALHMQACLAFLGYREGDFPEAERAARETLALPVYPELTVQMQDRVIEDIDTFFKGR
- the speD gene encoding adenosylmethionine decarboxylase — protein: MQALGKHLLVELHGCSPELLKKVDVIKGILVCAANACKATIVDTSFHEFNPFGVSGVVVIAESHISIHTWPEYGYAAVDIFTCGDVIKPDVAVEYIATRLQCKKPSVVEVRRGIMPGHHGKLAHKLSASTEKAVDADQELSLVH